In the Adlercreutzia equolifaciens DSM 19450 genome, one interval contains:
- a CDS encoding helix-turn-helix transcriptional regulator, producing the protein MSGTQQRTAMGAQEVAYDFEQETSSARVFPVRFLGMGLFIAWLSCTHISLIFPGPGCDLDARTAFDMGMRVGDIGTFVMLALLARRIGVLSRHPSTCFALAALCAAGTAFIGLVAMPAGLHYNLIFAFSVPTAIGGAVLFCLWGQVYCSMGMTQAIVDGALSCITALAMSGLVAVLKPPFAVIATALLPLVSMIAAALSLRVLPLERPADLSQRYPMPWKLLAIMAIGSFIMGASGLFMDNADYMGSIHRVLATGVFGTVVLGLAWLHRDKLDARTLALAALGLAVFSLVLVPFARGSLGGAVSFTAKFAFVFFTFFVLLVVVGIVRRFEVPSLRLFAVTRIATELPLLLGLLLMRAVRGSGVLDSLSMRVIVALVGLVLVLVCVVIWKSEASVNADWGAQGVGIATNVHEPGPQEVFLARCEALAERYGLTARESELLTLALQGKTRSQIEQELYLSANTVKTHLRHAYGKLGVHSKAEAAELLESVE; encoded by the coding sequence ATGAGTGGGACGCAGCAAAGGACGGCGATGGGCGCCCAAGAGGTCGCCTACGACTTCGAGCAGGAGACCTCGTCGGCTCGCGTCTTCCCTGTGCGTTTCCTGGGCATGGGCCTGTTTATTGCATGGCTGAGCTGCACCCACATCTCCCTTATCTTTCCCGGCCCTGGCTGCGATCTGGATGCCCGTACGGCTTTCGACATGGGTATGCGTGTCGGGGATATCGGCACTTTTGTCATGCTGGCTCTGCTCGCTCGCCGTATTGGAGTGCTCTCGCGACATCCGTCGACCTGCTTCGCGCTTGCCGCGCTGTGCGCTGCGGGAACGGCGTTCATCGGTCTTGTCGCCATGCCCGCAGGACTGCACTATAACCTCATATTCGCGTTCTCCGTTCCGACGGCCATTGGGGGAGCGGTGCTGTTCTGCCTGTGGGGACAGGTGTACTGCTCCATGGGCATGACCCAGGCTATCGTCGACGGGGCCCTTTCCTGCATTACGGCTTTAGCTATGTCGGGCTTGGTGGCGGTCTTGAAGCCGCCTTTCGCGGTGATCGCCACAGCGCTGCTCCCGCTGGTCTCTATGATTGCGGCGGCTCTTTCGCTCCGGGTACTTCCGTTGGAGCGTCCTGCCGACCTTTCTCAGCGCTACCCCATGCCGTGGAAGTTGCTGGCCATCATGGCCATCGGCAGCTTCATCATGGGCGCTTCTGGCCTGTTCATGGACAATGCTGATTACATGGGATCTATCCATCGGGTGCTTGCCACGGGGGTCTTTGGAACAGTGGTGCTTGGGTTGGCGTGGCTGCACCGCGATAAGCTTGACGCCCGAACGCTGGCTTTGGCCGCCCTGGGCCTCGCGGTTTTCTCGCTTGTGCTCGTGCCGTTTGCCCGTGGCTCGCTCGGAGGCGCTGTTTCCTTCACGGCGAAGTTCGCTTTCGTTTTCTTCACCTTCTTTGTGTTGCTCGTCGTTGTCGGTATCGTCCGGCGCTTCGAGGTGCCGAGCCTGCGCCTGTTTGCCGTCACTCGCATTGCGACGGAGCTGCCACTTCTGCTAGGGCTGCTGCTCATGCGCGCTGTTCGCGGGTCGGGCGTTCTCGATAGCCTGTCTATGCGCGTTATCGTCGCCCTGGTGGGTTTGGTGCTTGTGCTGGTGTGCGTGGTCATTTGGAAGAGCGAGGCCTCGGTGAACGCCGATTGGGGCGCTCAAGGGGTGGGCATCGCCACCAACGTGCATGAGCCGGGGCCCCAGGAAGTGTTTCTGGCCCGCTGCGAGGCCTTGGCTGAGCGCTATGGCCTGACAGCGCGAGAGAGCGAACTCTTGACGCTGGCCCTGCAGGGCAAGACGCGCTCTCAGATAGAACAGGAGCTGTACCTTTCGGCCAACACGGTGAAGACTCATTTGCGCCATGCCTACGGTAAGCTGGGCGTCCATTCGAAGGCCGAGGCCGCCGAGCTTTTAGAATCGGTTGAGTAG
- a CDS encoding cytochrome c3 family protein, with the protein MELADTGAGDLAATYTVHADNAAGGAGLAAYHTALGQDCESCHKGDLGAQLAAAGQDGEPDCASTFYNDTATCLSSECHVSWEKLAERTADLGDYNPHDSIHGTIEDCNECHKGHAEQVDICGECHPNGGQEMVG; encoded by the coding sequence ATGGAATTGGCTGATACGGGTGCGGGCGATCTGGCTGCTACGTATACCGTGCATGCCGACAATGCTGCAGGTGGTGCGGGTCTGGCCGCTTATCACACAGCCCTCGGCCAGGATTGCGAGTCGTGCCACAAGGGCGACTTGGGCGCCCAGCTGGCTGCTGCCGGCCAGGACGGTGAGCCCGATTGCGCGAGCACCTTCTACAACGACACGGCCACCTGCCTGAGCTCCGAGTGCCATGTCTCGTGGGAGAAGCTGGCTGAGCGCACGGCGGATCTGGGTGACTACAACCCCCACGATTCCATCCATGGCACCATTGAAGACTGCAACGAGTGCCACAAAGGTCATGCCGAGCAGGTCGACATCTGCGGCGAGTGCCATCCCAACGGCGGCCAGGAGATGGTCGGTTAG
- a CDS encoding FAD-dependent oxidoreductase, protein MMEKAKGLTSSRRDFLKASGLALLGSAAAAGAFGAVPTASAYAEGDAAAAAPAEAGIANFETDMYSDVFPTGVRYIPVIDAPTDMDRQGKVAFELREIGEDEITRTEETDVLVAGCGITGVCAALSASDDGTTQVLCLEKMSEGRGMFEGMGVTGGAAMAAADYVCDKPLMMDRMRHAAYYRVPIDPIKLWADRSPEAADWLQAKFDEGDGQITEGFKINNENAHHFDVPQTEVTFTSPQWSEQTIKNAGGAGIYIVKDLANTLSKRANAEVRYRSAVVKLEREEGGRVTGAICKDADGYFRVNVKNGVVLATGGFDANPAMLKAWCRPEDIANAASWCPNYGTTGDGQLMGLAVGGQMDPLPAAVMNFDFGSPESFYSSNLGITGLVAGGIMINEEGRRFASESLPFQARSNAITAQRHYGENCWRVASSAQVPAPAVLEALEPFKEKGWAFEADSLEELAGMMEVAADTLVAEVARFNGFVDNKLDEDFNRPMEKAVKIEGEKYYAIKHQSSILATVSGLVVDYECRVLDYDNEVIPGLYAAGGASGGFFHTNYPRHIFGPSIGRCVTFGFVSGQSAAQGV, encoded by the coding sequence ATGATGGAGAAGGCGAAAGGCCTCACGTCGAGCCGTCGCGACTTCCTGAAGGCAAGCGGTCTGGCCCTTCTGGGGTCAGCGGCCGCTGCGGGCGCCTTCGGTGCTGTTCCGACGGCGAGCGCCTATGCTGAAGGCGATGCCGCTGCTGCGGCCCCGGCGGAAGCGGGCATTGCGAACTTCGAGACCGATATGTACAGCGATGTGTTCCCTACGGGCGTTCGCTACATCCCGGTTATCGACGCGCCGACGGACATGGATCGTCAGGGCAAAGTGGCCTTTGAACTGCGCGAAATCGGCGAGGACGAGATCACGCGCACGGAGGAGACCGACGTGCTCGTGGCCGGCTGCGGCATCACCGGTGTGTGCGCCGCACTGTCCGCGTCTGACGACGGTACGACCCAGGTGCTCTGCCTCGAAAAGATGAGCGAGGGTCGCGGCATGTTCGAGGGCATGGGTGTTACCGGCGGCGCCGCCATGGCCGCCGCCGACTATGTGTGCGACAAGCCGCTCATGATGGATCGCATGCGCCACGCCGCCTATTACCGCGTGCCCATCGATCCCATCAAGCTGTGGGCCGATCGCTCGCCGGAGGCGGCCGACTGGCTGCAGGCGAAGTTCGACGAGGGCGACGGCCAGATCACCGAGGGCTTTAAGATCAACAACGAGAACGCCCATCATTTCGACGTTCCCCAGACCGAGGTGACCTTCACCTCTCCGCAGTGGTCCGAGCAGACCATCAAGAATGCCGGCGGTGCGGGCATCTATATCGTGAAGGATCTGGCGAACACCCTCTCGAAGCGTGCGAACGCCGAGGTTCGCTACCGTAGCGCCGTGGTGAAGCTCGAGCGCGAAGAAGGTGGCCGGGTGACCGGCGCCATCTGCAAGGACGCAGACGGCTACTTCCGCGTGAATGTCAAAAACGGCGTGGTGCTGGCCACGGGCGGCTTCGATGCGAACCCGGCCATGCTGAAGGCCTGGTGCCGCCCCGAGGATATCGCCAACGCCGCTTCCTGGTGCCCCAACTACGGCACCACTGGCGACGGTCAGCTCATGGGCCTTGCCGTGGGCGGTCAGATGGACCCCCTGCCCGCTGCGGTCATGAACTTCGACTTCGGCAGCCCGGAGTCTTTCTACTCATCCAACCTCGGTATCACGGGGCTGGTGGCCGGCGGTATTATGATCAACGAGGAAGGGCGTCGCTTCGCCTCCGAGTCGCTGCCGTTCCAGGCGCGCTCCAACGCCATCACCGCCCAGCGCCACTATGGCGAGAACTGCTGGCGCGTGGCTAGCTCCGCCCAGGTGCCAGCCCCGGCAGTGCTGGAGGCGTTGGAGCCGTTCAAGGAAAAGGGATGGGCTTTTGAGGCCGATAGCCTGGAAGAGCTCGCCGGCATGATGGAAGTGGCCGCCGACACCCTTGTCGCCGAGGTGGCCCGCTTCAACGGCTTCGTGGACAACAAGCTGGACGAGGATTTCAACCGTCCTATGGAGAAGGCGGTGAAGATTGAGGGCGAGAAGTACTACGCTATCAAGCATCAGTCCTCTATCCTTGCGACGGTGTCTGGTCTTGTAGTCGATTACGAGTGTCGCGTGCTCGATTACGACAATGAGGTCATTCCGGGCCTCTATGCGGCGGGCGGCGCTTCAGGCGGATTCTTCCATACGAACTACCCGCGCCATATCTTCGGGCCGTCCATCGGCCGCTGTGTAACCTTCGGTTTCGTCTCCGGCCAAAGCGCCGCTCAGGGGGTGTAA
- a CDS encoding MFS transporter: protein MVSSAAKVAPASRCERPAPAPLWTRNFVAGTFLNFFIAGNYFMLMVVMTAYALTVHQAPAAVAAFCASAFIVGTLFSRFAAAPMMERFGRMPLLVVGCIAEVALSALYLLNEPVGALIGVRLAHGFSYGVCSTTIATVITSVVPAERKGEGIGYFMLSITLGSAIGPFAGIFLANNFGYPVVFAVASVLVALSIPAALLLRPAPATKVKGSEAAAEAEVKAATDAVAGAVAEAPDEEAREDAAANRDEALAASTRVPSTHLEEKVAAKVEHSPLARFVEAGVLPISVVCGLLFFGYSSLLTFLTPYATEIGLARAASVFFVVYALAMFVTRPFTGRAFDRVGPHPVMVPAFVSFAAGMVVLAFAANDWMILGAAALLGFGVGTVQSCGLAMAVRVTSDARLSVANATFYMLLDVGVGIGPILLGIVAPLLGYANLYLCMAVVGVLALALFLVVAKTEKGAR, encoded by the coding sequence ATGGTCTCGTCTGCTGCCAAGGTCGCCCCCGCGTCTCGTTGCGAAAGGCCCGCGCCTGCACCGCTCTGGACGCGGAACTTCGTCGCCGGCACCTTCCTGAACTTCTTCATTGCCGGCAATTACTTCATGCTTATGGTGGTCATGACCGCCTATGCGCTCACGGTTCACCAAGCGCCGGCCGCCGTGGCCGCCTTTTGCGCGAGCGCCTTCATCGTGGGCACATTGTTCTCGCGCTTCGCCGCCGCGCCGATGATGGAACGCTTCGGGCGCATGCCCCTGCTCGTTGTCGGCTGCATTGCGGAAGTGGCGCTCTCGGCGCTGTACCTGCTGAACGAGCCGGTGGGCGCCCTTATCGGGGTGCGCCTGGCCCACGGGTTCTCCTACGGCGTGTGCTCCACCACCATCGCCACGGTCATTACCAGCGTGGTGCCAGCCGAGCGCAAGGGCGAGGGCATCGGGTATTTCATGCTTTCCATTACGCTTGGCAGCGCCATCGGGCCCTTCGCGGGCATCTTTCTGGCGAACAATTTCGGCTACCCGGTGGTGTTCGCCGTGGCGAGCGTGCTCGTGGCGCTGTCCATTCCGGCTGCGCTGCTTTTGCGCCCGGCGCCTGCCACGAAGGTGAAGGGGAGCGAAGCGGCGGCCGAGGCTGAGGTAAAGGCGGCTACCGATGCTGTGGCCGGTGCGGTGGCGGAGGCCCCGGACGAAGAGGCGCGCGAAGATGCCGCCGCCAATCGCGACGAGGCGCTGGCGGCCTCTACCCGCGTGCCCTCCACCCACTTGGAAGAGAAGGTCGCCGCCAAGGTGGAGCATTCGCCGCTCGCCCGTTTTGTGGAAGCCGGTGTGCTGCCCATCTCGGTGGTGTGCGGCCTTCTGTTCTTCGGCTATTCCAGCCTGCTCACGTTTCTCACGCCATACGCCACCGAGATCGGCCTGGCTCGGGCCGCTAGCGTGTTCTTCGTCGTGTACGCCCTGGCCATGTTCGTCACGCGCCCCTTCACCGGCCGCGCCTTCGACCGCGTGGGGCCGCACCCGGTCATGGTGCCGGCGTTCGTGTCGTTTGCTGCGGGCATGGTGGTGCTCGCCTTTGCGGCCAACGATTGGATGATCCTGGGTGCCGCGGCCCTGCTCGGCTTCGGCGTGGGTACCGTGCAGTCGTGCGGGCTCGCCATGGCCGTGCGTGTGACGAGCGACGCGCGGCTGTCGGTGGCCAACGCCACGTTCTACATGCTGCTCGACGTGGGCGTGGGCATCGGCCCCATCCTGCTGGGCATCGTGGCGCCGCTTTTGGGGTACGCGAACCTGTACCTCTGCATGGCCGTCGTGGGCGTTTTGGCCCTGGCTCTGTTCCTCGTCGTCGCCAAAACCGAAAAGGGCGCACGGTAA
- a CDS encoding universal stress protein has product MWCKKILVAYDGSAPSHRALEVMREIAAQNPEVEVVLVHVMRLFSSGSAAAGMDTVMVDDAMAIREELEAIAADMVNPTEVKVLKGTSPADLIVNCAKEEGCDLIIMGSRGQGGVKGFLGSVSYAVTKESPMTVLIAKEGDCR; this is encoded by the coding sequence ATGTGGTGCAAGAAGATTCTCGTGGCCTATGACGGCAGCGCTCCCTCCCATCGCGCGTTGGAGGTGATGCGCGAGATCGCCGCCCAGAACCCGGAGGTGGAAGTGGTGCTCGTGCATGTCATGCGCCTGTTCTCTTCGGGCTCGGCCGCCGCCGGCATGGACACTGTCATGGTGGACGACGCCATGGCCATCCGTGAGGAGCTGGAGGCCATCGCCGCCGACATGGTGAACCCCACGGAGGTGAAGGTGCTCAAGGGCACCTCGCCGGCCGACCTCATCGTGAACTGCGCGAAGGAGGAGGGCTGCGACCTCATCATCATGGGCAGCCGCGGCCAGGGCGGCGTGAAGGGCTTTTTGGGCTCGGTGAGCTACGCCGTCACCAAGGAGTCGCCTATGACGGTGCTCATTGCGAAAGAGGGCGACTGCCGCTAA
- a CDS encoding HD domain-containing protein yields the protein MTALSAGMTREEAAELLAAHNKDPFHIEHGETVEQTMRYFAREYDPENEEFWGIVGLLHDLDWEEHDDEPEKHTLYAAPLIEEAGGTPELIRAVQSHTSDYNTDLPKPELQMEKILFATEELTGLIGAAIVMRPSKSVMDFNVKSLKKKYKDKRFAAGVSREVIASGAEMLGWELDELFARTIEAMQSFAPDRDTFQPEA from the coding sequence ATGACCGCACTTTCCGCCGGCATGACCCGCGAAGAGGCCGCCGAGTTGCTCGCCGCCCACAACAAGGATCCGTTCCATATCGAGCACGGCGAGACCGTCGAGCAGACCATGCGCTACTTCGCCCGCGAGTACGACCCGGAAAATGAGGAGTTCTGGGGCATCGTGGGCCTTCTGCACGACTTGGATTGGGAAGAGCACGACGACGAGCCCGAGAAGCACACGCTGTACGCCGCGCCGCTCATCGAGGAGGCGGGCGGTACGCCGGAACTCATCCGCGCCGTCCAATCGCACACCTCCGACTACAACACCGATCTGCCCAAGCCCGAACTGCAGATGGAGAAGATACTCTTCGCCACCGAGGAGCTGACGGGCCTCATCGGAGCGGCCATCGTCATGCGCCCGAGCAAGTCGGTCATGGACTTCAACGTGAAGTCGCTCAAGAAGAAATACAAGGACAAGCGCTTCGCTGCCGGTGTGAGCCGCGAGGTCATCGCCTCGGGCGCCGAGATGCTCGGCTGGGAGCTCGACGAGCTGTTTGCCCGCACCATCGAGGCCATGCAGTCCTTCGCCCCCGACCGCGACACGTTCCAACCGGAGGCGTAG
- a CDS encoding carbon starvation CstA family protein: MNALIILLVAIVVLVCGYVFYGGWLAKQWGIDPNRPTPAHEFEDGKDYVPAAPYVVLGHHFSSIAGAGPINGPIQAAIFGWVPVLLWVLLGGIFFGAMHDFGALFASIRHKGQTLATVIAQNIDDTAKKLFCIFAYLTLILVVAAFASIVASTFAVVPVPTDDAAKAASTEAANMANMRTAMISVLFIVVAVIYGVVTRGRKLPTAVNILSAIAIIVVVVALGYNLPVIALDNTTWMILVGLYILVASVAPVWILLQPRDYLSSYLLYGMIALALVGIIGAGIMGNAASLDIPAFTGFAATAGTSKVAASGFLFPALFITIACGAISGFHSLVASGTTSKQLDREAEAQPIAYGGMLLECLVAVISLCAVAFVFSGYMDGTYASPTQVFAAGLSQMLACVPGLAGAESVAYALLVLAVSVFCLTSLDTATRLGRYMFQELFTPHGMEASELTGWRAVLVNPWVATIITVVLGVGLGMTGYQLVWPLFGAANQLLAALGLLAVCAWLGNAGRNNKMFYFPMAFMMVVTLTSLALTVWAKIGLLAAGTVDAATVLQLVIGVLLMVFAVILAVKGCKTIFGKKRVA, encoded by the coding sequence ATGAATGCCCTGATCATCCTTTTGGTAGCCATCGTGGTTCTCGTATGTGGCTACGTCTTTTACGGCGGTTGGCTCGCCAAGCAGTGGGGCATCGACCCCAACCGTCCCACGCCGGCGCACGAGTTCGAGGACGGCAAGGACTATGTGCCCGCCGCGCCCTATGTGGTGCTCGGCCACCATTTCTCGTCCATCGCCGGCGCCGGCCCCATCAACGGGCCCATTCAGGCGGCCATCTTCGGCTGGGTGCCCGTGCTTCTGTGGGTGCTGCTCGGAGGTATCTTCTTCGGCGCCATGCACGATTTCGGCGCGCTGTTCGCCTCCATCCGCCACAAGGGGCAGACGCTCGCGACGGTTATCGCCCAGAACATCGATGACACGGCCAAGAAGCTGTTCTGCATCTTCGCGTATCTGACGCTCATTTTGGTGGTGGCCGCCTTCGCCTCCATTGTGGCGAGCACCTTCGCCGTGGTGCCGGTGCCGACAGACGACGCCGCCAAGGCTGCTTCGACCGAGGCGGCCAACATGGCCAACATGCGCACGGCCATGATCTCGGTACTGTTCATCGTGGTGGCCGTCATTTACGGCGTGGTCACGCGCGGGCGCAAGCTGCCCACGGCCGTCAACATCCTGTCGGCCATCGCCATCATCGTGGTCGTCGTGGCCCTCGGCTACAACTTGCCGGTCATCGCGCTGGACAACACCACCTGGATGATCCTTGTGGGCCTGTATATCCTCGTGGCTTCCGTGGCCCCGGTTTGGATCCTCCTGCAGCCGCGCGACTACCTGTCGAGCTATCTGCTCTACGGCATGATCGCCCTGGCGCTCGTCGGCATCATCGGCGCCGGCATCATGGGCAACGCCGCCTCGCTGGACATTCCCGCATTCACGGGCTTTGCCGCCACAGCTGGCACATCCAAGGTGGCCGCCTCGGGCTTTTTGTTCCCGGCCCTGTTCATCACCATCGCCTGTGGCGCCATCTCCGGCTTTCACAGCCTCGTGGCCTCGGGCACTACCTCCAAGCAGCTCGACCGCGAGGCCGAGGCGCAGCCCATCGCCTACGGCGGCATGCTGCTCGAGTGCTTGGTGGCGGTCATCTCGCTGTGCGCGGTGGCCTTCGTGTTCTCCGGCTATATGGACGGCACCTACGCCTCGCCGACCCAGGTCTTCGCCGCGGGCCTTTCCCAGATGCTCGCCTGCGTGCCCGGACTCGCCGGGGCGGAGTCCGTCGCCTACGCGCTGCTCGTGCTGGCGGTATCGGTGTTCTGCCTGACCTCGCTCGACACCGCGACGCGCCTGGGGCGCTACATGTTCCAGGAGCTTTTCACGCCGCACGGCATGGAGGCGAGCGAGCTTACCGGATGGCGCGCGGTGCTCGTGAACCCCTGGGTCGCCACCATCATCACGGTGGTGCTCGGCGTGGGGCTGGGCATGACCGGCTACCAGCTGGTGTGGCCGCTGTTCGGTGCCGCCAACCAGCTTCTGGCCGCCTTGGGCCTACTGGCCGTGTGCGCGTGGCTGGGCAACGCGGGCCGCAACAACAAGATGTTCTACTTCCCCATGGCGTTCATGATGGTGGTGACGCTGACCTCGCTGGCGCTGACGGTGTGGGCCAAGATCGGCCTTCTGGCGGCCGGCACGGTGGATGCCGCCACGGTGCTGCAGCTGGTCATCGGCGTGCTGCTCATGGTGTTCGCCGTCATCTTGGCCGTCAAGGGTTGCAAGACCATCTTCGGGAAGAAGCGGGTCGCGTAG
- a CDS encoding putative manganese transporter: METIAHIAGHVLEHSLADTLYLIPFLFVTYLAMEWLEHKTGGKTQEAIRHAGAAGPIVGAFLGVVPQCGFSAVAATLYAGRVITLGTLFAVFLSTSDEMLPIFLAEAVPGNTILSIMGAKVVIGMVMGFIVDAVLRLARRDKERLRIHELCEQDQCGCNHDCHTCEQAPERACEHHDDVEHTHEHGHGWKGILKSATKHTVQVTLFIFLITIALNVVLETVGEDALAQFLGDNPNFSVFATALVGLIPNCAASVVIAQLYVEGVLGAGAMLAGLLVSAGVGLLVLARANRPWKQNVAIIVVLYATGVFWGLICNGLGVVF; this comes from the coding sequence ATGGAAACCATCGCGCACATAGCCGGGCACGTGCTGGAGCATTCTCTGGCCGACACCCTGTACCTCATCCCGTTTCTGTTCGTCACCTACCTGGCCATGGAGTGGCTCGAGCACAAGACCGGCGGCAAGACCCAGGAGGCCATCCGCCACGCCGGCGCGGCCGGGCCCATCGTCGGCGCATTTCTGGGCGTGGTGCCCCAGTGTGGCTTCTCGGCCGTGGCGGCCACGCTGTACGCGGGTCGCGTGATCACGCTGGGGACGCTGTTCGCCGTGTTCCTCTCCACCTCCGACGAGATGCTGCCCATTTTCCTGGCCGAGGCGGTACCCGGCAATACCATCTTATCCATCATGGGGGCGAAGGTGGTCATCGGCATGGTCATGGGCTTCATCGTGGATGCCGTGCTGCGCCTGGCGCGCCGCGACAAAGAGCGCCTGCGCATCCACGAGCTCTGCGAGCAGGACCAGTGCGGCTGCAACCACGATTGTCACACCTGCGAGCAGGCTCCCGAACGCGCCTGCGAGCACCACGACGACGTGGAGCACACCCACGAGCACGGGCACGGCTGGAAGGGCATCCTGAAGAGCGCCACGAAGCACACGGTGCAGGTGACGTTGTTCATCTTCCTCATCACCATTGCGCTGAACGTCGTGCTGGAAACGGTGGGGGAGGACGCGCTCGCCCAGTTCCTCGGCGACAACCCGAATTTCTCGGTGTTCGCGACCGCGCTTGTGGGCCTCATCCCGAACTGCGCCGCCAGCGTGGTCATCGCCCAGCTGTACGTGGAGGGCGTGCTGGGGGCCGGCGCCATGCTCGCGGGGCTTCTGGTGAGCGCCGGCGTGGGACTGCTCGTGCTCGCCCGGGCCAACCGCCCCTGGAAGCAGAATGTCGCCATCATCGTGGTGCTGTATGCTACGGGTGTGTTCTGGGGCCTTATCTGCAATGGGCTGGGTGTCGTGTTCTAG
- a CDS encoding uracil-xanthine permease family protein, whose translation MSRKRNVESEGGVAFVDPKMKALSSLDGEIGWLAAFPYGLQHVLAMFVANLAPIAIIAAAAGLPEDLRATLIQNAMFIAGIGTFVQLFPVWRVGSGLPIVMGISFTFVSVACTIAATQGYGALVGAVIVGGLIEGVLGLFARWWRRIITPIVAAVVVTSIGFSLLGVGAASFGGGSGAEDFGSATNLILGTVSLLACLAFQGLAKGATKQLSVLFGLIVGYLVAIPLGKVDFSGFASAQLFSLPGVLPVTPEFNLGAIITVTLIFLVSATETVGDCSALTAAALRRNPTDKELSGAVTADGLVSSLAGAFGCSPVTSFSQNVGLIAMTGVVNRRAIATGAVVLVLAGFVPVVSLVFASLPEAVLGGCTIMMFGNIIVSGFQMIANAGFSQRNITIAALSLAVGIGFTQMGDIFAIFPELVQSVFADNCVAVVFVVAILASLLLPKDQKVEGPLIVEEGNDSVDAAADALES comes from the coding sequence ATGAGCCGCAAGAGAAACGTGGAAAGCGAGGGCGGCGTGGCGTTCGTCGACCCGAAGATGAAGGCGCTCTCGTCCCTTGATGGCGAGATCGGCTGGCTTGCGGCCTTCCCCTATGGCCTGCAGCACGTGCTGGCCATGTTCGTGGCGAACCTCGCGCCCATCGCGATCATCGCCGCGGCGGCCGGCCTTCCCGAGGACTTGCGGGCCACGCTCATTCAGAACGCCATGTTCATTGCCGGCATCGGCACCTTCGTGCAGCTGTTCCCCGTCTGGCGCGTGGGCAGCGGGCTTCCCATCGTCATGGGCATCAGCTTCACCTTCGTCTCCGTGGCCTGCACCATCGCGGCGACCCAGGGCTACGGGGCGCTCGTGGGAGCGGTCATCGTCGGCGGCCTCATCGAGGGCGTGCTCGGCCTGTTCGCCCGCTGGTGGCGGCGCATCATCACACCCATTGTGGCTGCTGTGGTGGTGACCTCTATCGGGTTCTCGCTGCTCGGCGTGGGGGCGGCCTCCTTCGGCGGCGGTTCCGGCGCGGAAGATTTCGGCAGCGCCACGAACCTCATCCTCGGCACCGTCTCGCTCCTGGCGTGCCTCGCGTTCCAGGGCCTCGCCAAGGGCGCTACCAAGCAGCTTTCGGTGCTCTTCGGACTCATCGTGGGGTATCTGGTGGCCATTCCGCTGGGCAAAGTGGACTTCTCCGGCTTCGCTTCGGCGCAGCTCTTCTCGCTGCCGGGAGTGCTGCCCGTGACGCCGGAGTTCAACCTGGGCGCTATCATCACCGTCACGCTCATCTTCCTCGTGTCCGCCACCGAAACGGTGGGCGACTGCTCGGCGCTCACGGCCGCCGCGCTGCGCCGCAACCCCACGGACAAGGAGCTCTCCGGCGCCGTGACGGCCGACGGTCTCGTTAGCTCGCTCGCCGGCGCGTTCGGCTGCTCGCCGGTCACCTCCTTCTCACAGAACGTCGGCCTCATCGCCATGACCGGCGTGGTGAACCGCCGCGCCATCGCCACGGGGGCGGTCGTGCTCGTGCTCGCCGGCTTCGTGCCCGTGGTGAGCCTCGTGTTCGCCTCCCTTCCCGAGGCCGTGCTCGGCGGCTGCACCATCATGATGTTCGGCAACATCATCGTCAGCGGCTTCCAGATGATCGCCAACGCCGGCTTCTCGCAGCGCAACATCACCATCGCCGCGCTGTCGCTGGCTGTGGGCATCGGGTTTACCCAGATGGGCGACATCTTCGCCATCTTCCCCGAACTGGTGCAGAGCGTCTTCGCCGACAACTGCGTGGCCGTGGTCTTCGTCGTGGCCATTCTGGCGAGCCTGCTTTTGCCCAAAGATCAGAAGGTGGAGGGGCCGCTCATCGTGGAGGAGGGCAACGATTCGGTGGATGCTGCCGCAGACGCGCTAGAATCTTAG
- a CDS encoding xanthine phosphoribosyltransferase, translated as MELLEERIRRDGVVKAGGVLKVDAFLNHQMDIELFSQMAEEWKRLFAGKPINKILTIEASGIGIAAVVAHHFGVPVVFAKKTQSINLDGTMYSTRIQSFTHNRIYDVIVSTRFLGPDDHVLIIDDFLANGCALRGLLEICESAGATVEGIGIAIEKGFQPGGDELREAGYDLQSLAIVEAMDPATGAIEFRS; from the coding sequence GTGGAATTGTTGGAAGAGCGCATTCGCCGCGATGGCGTGGTGAAGGCGGGCGGTGTGCTGAAGGTGGACGCCTTCTTGAACCACCAGATGGACATCGAGCTGTTCTCCCAGATGGCCGAGGAATGGAAGCGCCTGTTCGCGGGCAAGCCCATTAACAAGATCCTCACCATCGAGGCCTCGGGCATCGGCATCGCCGCCGTGGTGGCGCATCATTTCGGCGTGCCCGTGGTGTTCGCGAAGAAGACCCAGTCCATCAACCTGGACGGCACGATGTATTCCACGCGCATCCAGTCCTTCACCCACAACCGCATCTACGACGTCATCGTCTCCACCCGCTTCCTCGGGCCCGACGATCACGTGCTCATCATTGACGACTTCCTTGCCAACGGTTGCGCCCTGCGCGGGCTGCTCGAGATCTGCGAGAGCGCCGGGGCCACCGTGGAGGGCATCGGCATTGCCATCGAGAAGGGCTTCCAGCCCGGTGGCGACGAGCTGCGCGAGGCAGGTTACGACCTGCAGTCCCTCGCCATCGTCGAGGCCATGGACCCTGCTACCGGCGCCATTGAGTTCCGCTCATGA